The nucleotide sequence TCGCCGTTTGCCGCAGTGGCGCAGATCATCATCTACGCCGGCGCCATCATGGTGCTGTTTCTCTTCGTCGTGATGCTGCTCAACGCGTCCCATGAAGACGATGATCCCCGTGCGCGCGCGCCGGTGCCGGTTGGCGTGAAGGTGAGCGGATGCCTGCTGGCGCTGGTGCTGCTGGTCGAGCTCGCGTGGGCGGTCGCGCGCGTTGGTCGGCCGGCGGTCGAGAAAGAGGCTGCCAGCGCTGAGATGGTGTCCTCGGTCCGCGAGATT is from Luteitalea sp. and encodes:
- a CDS encoding NADH-quinone oxidoreductase subunit J; this encodes MDIWLFYLFALIMVGASLGVIGQRNPMHSVLFLILSFGALAALYVQLDSPFAAVAQIIIYAGAIMVLFLFVVMLLNASHEDDDPRARAPVPVGVKVSGCLLALVLLVELAWAVARVGRPAVEKEAASAEMVSSVREIGRVLFTEYAFAFEVTSVLILVAMLGAVVLAKRKV